TCTGTAAAACCCACCATAGGTATATAAATAAAATCGTCTGCCATGTCAAGCACCGTATCACTTAATCCCTCTGTCTCACGACCAAAAAATATAGCTGCCTTTTCTGTAATATCAAAATCCTCTAATCGATGAGCATCTTTATGAGGTGAAGTGGCAACAATCTTATATCCTTGCTTTCTTAGGTTCTCAATACAATGTTTTGCACTGCTATGGCGCTGCACATCTACCCATTTTTGAGCACCCATTGCAATCTCACGATCTATTCTCTTAACATTAACCTCTTCTATAACGTGTAGTTCTTGAACCCCAAAAGACTCACAGCTACGTATTACAGCGCTGGTGTTATGCAATTGATACACATCCTCCACCGCAACAGTAAAATGATTTGTACGCTCTTTAAGCACCCTATCAAATAATTGAACGCGTCTTTCTGTAAGAAATGATTGTAAATATACTAGCAGCTCTTGATCCATGATTGTTGTTTACAGGCCAAAGATACTGTACTTTTAAAATGCAAAACAAACTAGAATGTCTAAACAAAACATAGTTGTCCTCTCTGGAGCGGGAATAAGTGCCGAAAGCGGTTTAAAAACCTTTAGAGATGCAGATGGTCTCTGGGAAGGTCATGATGTAATGGAAGTTGCTACTCCAGAAGGATGGCGCAATAATCAAGAACTCGTATTACGCTTCTATAACGACAGAAGGAAACAACTACTAGAGGTCACGCCTAATGCCGCGCACAAAGACCTTGTGCTACTAGAAGAAGATTACAATGTCACAATTATCACTCAAAATGTAGACGACCTGCATGAACGCGCAGGTAGCTCAAATGTCATACACTTGCACGGAGAGTTACTCAAAGTACGTAGCAGTAAAGATAAAAGTGATATAAAACCATGGACAACCGACTTAAAAAAAGGGGATTTATGTGCACTAGGGTCCCAACTAAGACCGCATATAGTATGGTTTGGCGAAGAGGTACCACTTCTAGACAAAGCTGCAGAGCTTGTGAGTAAAGCAGATTTTATAATTATTGTAGGAACCTCCATGCAAGTATATCCAGCCGCTGGACTTATTGATTTTGCAAAACCTAACGCTCAGATTTATTTTATAGATCCAAAACCCTCAATAGCACAGAGAGAACGTCTTAGCATAGTTCCAGAAATAGCATCTACCGGAATTAAAAAAGTGGTTGAAACATTATTAAGACAAGCCTAATTAATGACACTATCCGAACTTTATAATGAACTAGCACATGTGAACCATACTCGCAATAAGCGCGCGCACTATGCACAGTTAGTCATAAATGAGCCTAGTCTTATGGAGATCGTTCTAGAAATTCTATTTATGATAGACGACCCTAGATCTCCTAAGGCCGGCTGGATAGCAGAGTTTGCAATTAGAAAAGAAATCAAAACCCTTTTACCTTATTTGGAGTATTTTACAAGCAAGATGCATACAGTTTATCAAGATTCCGCACTGCGACCTGTGAGCAAGATCTGTGAGGAGCTAGCCGTCTCCCATTACAAAATAATGAATCCAGAAATAAGATCTTCTCTAACTAAAATTCAAAGAGAGCGCATGACTACTACTTGTTTTGACTGGTTAATATCAGATCAAAAGGTTGCCGTTAAAGCATACTCCATGACCACACTATTTCATCTAGGAACAGAATTTGACTGGATACACGGAGATTTACTACGCATTATGGAAGACGACTACACAGCTAGTAGTGCAGCATTTAAAGCGAGATGTAGACATATCACAACGTGGATTAATAAACACCAAAAACTCAAATCATCTTGAGTAATTAATCGATATCTAGAAAATAAATCATATCTCAGTTTTTTATTGATATTTTCGCACATCTCTCTATGATGCAAAAACTACTTATCACCACAATTGCTT
The genomic region above belongs to Dokdonia sp. Dokd-P16 and contains:
- a CDS encoding TrmH family RNA methyltransferase is translated as MDQELLVYLQSFLTERRVQLFDRVLKERTNHFTVAVEDVYQLHNTSAVIRSCESFGVQELHVIEEVNVKRIDREIAMGAQKWVDVQRHSSAKHCIENLRKQGYKIVATSPHKDAHRLEDFDITEKAAIFFGRETEGLSDTVLDMADDFIYIPMVGFTESLNISVSAAITLQHIMTKLKQSSNSWQFTEQELFDKKLEWTRKMIKDVEGIEQRFLEERG
- a CDS encoding adenylosuccinate lyase produces the protein MTLSELYNELAHVNHTRNKRAHYAQLVINEPSLMEIVLEILFMIDDPRSPKAGWIAEFAIRKEIKTLLPYLEYFTSKMHTVYQDSALRPVSKICEELAVSHYKIMNPEIRSSLTKIQRERMTTTCFDWLISDQKVAVKAYSMTTLFHLGTEFDWIHGDLLRIMEDDYTASSAAFKARCRHITTWINKHQKLKSS
- a CDS encoding SIR2 family NAD-dependent protein deacylase, with the protein product MSKQNIVVLSGAGISAESGLKTFRDADGLWEGHDVMEVATPEGWRNNQELVLRFYNDRRKQLLEVTPNAAHKDLVLLEEDYNVTIITQNVDDLHERAGSSNVIHLHGELLKVRSSKDKSDIKPWTTDLKKGDLCALGSQLRPHIVWFGEEVPLLDKAAELVSKADFIIIVGTSMQVYPAAGLIDFAKPNAQIYFIDPKPSIAQRERLSIVPEIASTGIKKVVETLLRQA